One genomic region from Reichenbachiella ulvae encodes:
- a CDS encoding arginine decarboxylase — translation MNRYIDLIDQTFYFPTEDFEVKDEKLHFHGVDLQAIIDEYGTPLKITYLPKISEKIQQAKKWFSEALKKKNYQGTYTYCYCTKSNHFQFVVEEALKNDIHLETSSAYDIAIIKRLAEQKLISKDTYIICNGFKRPLYVEEITSLLNSGFKNCMPILDNMQELEYYEANVKEKYQMGLRVASDEEPNFSFYTSRLGIRYSEIVDFHENRIKGKTKGELKMLHYFINTGIKDTAYYWNELSRFINKYCELKKVCPEIEAIDIGGGFPIKNSLHFEYDFEYMVEAIVEQIQLICAEHDVPVPNIFTEFGSYTVGESGANIYSVLDAKLQNDKELWYMMDGSFITHMPDVWGLNTKFIMLPVNLWNNDYHRVNVGGLTCDSMDYYDSEAHIGEVFLPKVKKDQTLYFGFFNTGAYQESLGGFGGIQHCLIPAPQHVIIEKDENGEMKSRLFAEEQTSEQMLNILGY, via the coding sequence ATGAACAGGTACATAGATCTGATAGACCAAACTTTTTATTTCCCAACTGAAGACTTTGAGGTAAAAGACGAAAAACTACACTTTCATGGTGTGGACCTTCAAGCCATCATAGATGAATATGGCACGCCTCTCAAAATCACCTACCTACCTAAAATCTCTGAAAAGATTCAGCAAGCCAAGAAATGGTTCAGCGAAGCACTGAAGAAAAAAAATTATCAGGGAACCTATACCTACTGCTACTGTACTAAATCGAATCACTTTCAGTTTGTGGTAGAAGAGGCACTTAAGAATGACATCCATCTGGAAACTTCTTCGGCATATGATATAGCCATCATCAAAAGACTGGCAGAGCAAAAACTCATCAGTAAAGACACTTATATCATCTGCAATGGCTTCAAACGCCCACTTTATGTAGAGGAAATCACTTCGCTTTTGAACTCTGGATTCAAAAACTGTATGCCAATTCTGGACAACATGCAGGAGCTGGAATACTATGAAGCCAATGTCAAGGAGAAGTATCAAATGGGCCTAAGAGTGGCTTCTGATGAGGAGCCGAACTTTAGCTTTTACACCTCACGTTTGGGGATTCGCTACAGCGAAATTGTGGATTTCCACGAAAACCGAATCAAGGGCAAAACAAAAGGTGAGCTCAAAATGCTCCACTATTTCATTAATACCGGCATCAAAGATACTGCCTACTATTGGAACGAGTTGAGCCGCTTCATCAACAAATACTGCGAACTCAAAAAGGTTTGTCCAGAGATCGAAGCGATCGATATCGGAGGCGGTTTTCCTATCAAAAACTCTCTGCACTTCGAGTATGATTTTGAATACATGGTAGAGGCCATCGTAGAGCAGATCCAATTGATCTGTGCAGAACATGACGTGCCCGTTCCAAATATTTTCACTGAGTTCGGTAGCTATACAGTGGGAGAAAGTGGCGCTAATATCTATTCCGTGTTGGATGCGAAATTGCAAAACGACAAAGAGCTTTGGTACATGATGGATGGATCGTTCATCACGCATATGCCAGACGTATGGGGACTAAACACGAAATTCATCATGCTGCCTGTCAACCTGTGGAACAACGACTACCACCGCGTGAATGTCGGAGGTCTGACATGCGACAGCATGGACTACTACGATTCTGAAGCACACATTGGAGAGGTCTTCCTTCCTAAGGTCAAGAAAGATCAAACGCTATATTTTGGCTTTTTCAATACGGGAGCCTATCAGGAATCATTAGGCGGTTTTGGAGGGATCCAACATTGCCTGATCCCAGCACCCCAACATGTGATCATCGAAAAAGACGAAAATGGTGAAATGAAAAGCAGGTTGTTTGCAGAAGAACAAACCAGCGAACAAATGCTGAATATACTAGGCTACTAA
- a CDS encoding polyprenol monophosphomannose synthase encodes MNDSLVIIPTFNEKENIEAILKAVLELNSGFDILIVDDGSPDGTAAIVQSMMEAHPEIRLIEREGKLGLGTAYIRGFAYAIEHGYDYVFEMDADFSHNPADLLLLRKACKEEGYHLAVGSRYISGVNVVNWPMDRVLMSYFASIYVQFITGIPIKDTTAGFKCYRREVLETIGLDNIHFVGYAFQIEMKFLTWKYDFKIKEVPIIFTDRTKGTSKMSRGIFKEAVFGVIQMKIKSLFRKYIR; translated from the coding sequence TTGAACGATAGTCTAGTCATCATACCTACCTTCAATGAAAAGGAAAACATTGAAGCCATATTGAAAGCAGTTTTAGAGCTGAATAGTGGCTTTGATATTTTGATCGTGGATGATGGCTCCCCGGATGGGACTGCGGCCATTGTACAATCGATGATGGAGGCCCATCCTGAAATTCGTTTGATCGAACGTGAGGGAAAACTTGGCCTAGGCACCGCCTACATCCGTGGATTCGCCTATGCCATCGAACATGGCTATGACTATGTATTCGAAATGGATGCGGACTTCTCTCACAATCCAGCTGATCTTCTTCTTTTGCGCAAAGCCTGTAAAGAGGAAGGCTATCACCTGGCAGTCGGATCGCGGTACATATCTGGCGTCAATGTGGTCAACTGGCCCATGGACCGTGTACTCATGTCTTACTTTGCCAGTATCTATGTACAATTCATCACAGGCATCCCTATCAAAGACACCACGGCCGGATTCAAATGCTACAGAAGAGAGGTTTTGGAAACCATCGGCCTGGACAACATCCATTTCGTGGGTTATGCCTTCCAGATCGAAATGAAATTCCTCACCTGGAAATATGACTTCAAGATTAAAGAAGTGCCTATCATCTTCACAGATCGTACGAAAGGCACTTCCAAAATGAGCAGAGGCATCTTCAAAGAAGCCGTCTTCGGCGTGATCCAAATGAAAATCAAGAGCCTCTTTCGCAAGTACATTAGATAA
- a CDS encoding Dps family protein yields MKKNTEIIGQLNELLADFQIFYQNLRGFHWNIQGKNFFELHAKFEELYVDAAAKVDEIAERILTISGTPMHGFQDYLDTAEIVPVKNVHDDETAVKTIISNLEKIIEKERDIKELAGSVDDSGTEDQMSAFIEEQEKTLWMYKAWLK; encoded by the coding sequence ATGAAAAAGAACACAGAAATAATAGGACAACTAAACGAATTACTAGCAGACTTTCAGATCTTTTACCAAAACCTAAGAGGCTTTCACTGGAATATTCAGGGTAAAAACTTCTTTGAACTACATGCCAAATTCGAAGAATTGTATGTAGATGCAGCAGCTAAAGTAGACGAAATCGCAGAGCGTATCCTCACCATCTCTGGCACCCCCATGCATGGGTTTCAGGATTATCTGGACACTGCCGAGATCGTGCCAGTAAAAAATGTCCACGATGATGAGACGGCTGTCAAAACCATAATTTCAAACCTTGAAAAAATCATCGAAAAAGAAAGAGACATCAAGGAGCTGGCTGGATCAGTAGATGATAGTGGTACAGAAGATCAAATGTCCGCATTTATAGAAGAGCAAGAAAAAACGCTTTGGATGTACAAAGCGTGGTTGAAATAA
- a CDS encoding response regulator transcription factor yields the protein MKEGIRILIVDDHKMFLQGLHSILKDQEEIEVVDTVSSGEEAIQLLEGQPIDVVLTDVSMPGVDGIQLSQYIKKELPNTKVLVLSTHSDPATIHQLISAQVEGYVLKNAEKEELVHGIKKVFQGEKYFSEEVQEKYTRSLFAVVPDEKPKVELSKREREILALIVEEYTAQQIAEELFISQHTVNTHRKNLLSKLRVKNTAGLVKQTLMQGLLQ from the coding sequence ATGAAGGAAGGAATTAGGATACTGATAGTAGATGATCACAAAATGTTTTTGCAAGGGCTTCATTCCATTTTGAAAGATCAGGAGGAAATAGAGGTGGTTGATACCGTTAGTTCAGGAGAAGAGGCCATTCAATTGTTAGAAGGACAACCCATCGATGTGGTCTTAACGGATGTCAGTATGCCGGGAGTGGATGGGATCCAACTCAGTCAGTACATCAAAAAAGAATTGCCCAACACGAAGGTACTAGTACTTAGCACCCATAGCGATCCGGCTACTATTCATCAATTGATTTCTGCACAGGTGGAGGGATATGTATTGAAAAATGCTGAAAAAGAGGAGTTGGTTCATGGGATAAAAAAAGTGTTTCAGGGGGAGAAATATTTTTCTGAGGAGGTTCAGGAAAAATATACCAGGAGTTTGTTTGCAGTGGTTCCGGATGAGAAGCCAAAAGTAGAATTGAGCAAAAGGGAAAGGGAGATACTAGCACTGATAGTGGAGGAGTACACAGCTCAACAGATTGCGGAGGAACTATTTATCTCTCAGCATACGGTCAATACGCATCGAAAAAATTTGCTATCAAAACTGCGAGTAAAGAATACAGCCGGGTTGGTGAAGCAGACCCTGATGCAAGGATTGTTACAATAA